Proteins found in one Nostoc sp. NIES-3756 genomic segment:
- a CDS encoding glycosyltransferase family 2 protein, translating into MPKVSVVIPAYNAMKYLPATVESVLQQTFSDIEVLIINDGSTDNIIEWTAQITDPRVRVISQENKGLSGARNTGITNSCGEYIAFIDADDLWLPTKLEKQVKCLDDSPQAGLVYTWTAWTDESGKPTGVIVASNVEGYVWEQMVVNDKISNGSSAMVRRICFDQVGLFDTELTSSEDRDMWIRLAAHYHFAVVKEPLTLYRRHSQSMSKNRPKMLKNIRRVFEKTFASVPTELLYLRNRSYGWINLYTAWTCMDEKDYKEAIQYRRQALLHYPQLVFTNYFLRLSLAILIMQVLGSQGYENLRSLTRNLRRLVLRTAT; encoded by the coding sequence ATGCCAAAAGTATCTGTCGTCATCCCCGCTTACAACGCTATGAAGTACCTCCCCGCAACTGTGGAGAGTGTTTTGCAGCAAACTTTTAGTGATATCGAAGTCTTAATTATTAATGATGGCAGTACAGACAATATTATCGAATGGACTGCACAAATTACCGACCCAAGAGTCAGAGTAATTTCTCAAGAAAACAAAGGCTTATCAGGAGCAAGAAATACTGGTATCACTAACTCCTGTGGAGAATATATCGCTTTTATAGATGCTGATGATTTATGGCTACCTACTAAATTAGAAAAGCAAGTGAAATGTTTGGACGATTCTCCCCAAGCTGGTTTAGTTTACACATGGACAGCTTGGACTGATGAATCAGGTAAACCTACAGGTGTGATAGTAGCTTCCAATGTGGAAGGCTATGTTTGGGAACAAATGGTTGTGAATGACAAAATTTCTAATGGTAGTTCGGCGATGGTGCGTCGGATTTGTTTTGATCAAGTAGGTTTGTTTGACACAGAATTAACTAGTTCTGAAGACCGTGATATGTGGATTAGACTAGCGGCTCATTATCACTTTGCGGTTGTCAAAGAACCACTCACACTCTACCGCCGACACTCGCAAAGTATGAGTAAAAATCGTCCAAAAATGCTCAAGAATATCCGCCGCGTTTTTGAAAAAACTTTCGCGTCAGTCCCAACTGAATTATTATATTTAAGAAATCGTAGTTACGGGTGGATAAATCTCTATACAGCTTGGACATGTATGGATGAGAAAGATTACAAGGAAGCAATACAATATCGTCGCCAAGCTCTGTTACATTATCCCCAACTTGTTTTTACCAATTATTTTTTACGTTTGAGTCTAGCAATTTTGATTATGCAGGTGTTAGGTTCTCAAGGCTATGAGAACTTGCGATCGCTCACTCGTAACCTGCGAAGATTAGTCTTAAGAACTGCAACTTAA
- a CDS encoding lipopolysaccharide biosynthesis protein: MLIQKIKEQLSSQFIRNVSWLGTAELVNRVFRLGTTVTLARTFDSQDYGAMALIYTIFEFANVFSLRGGIGSKIIQADEKELPIICNTSFWLNLILCVVIFVFQCAAAFPIAQFYGNQQLALPICTLAIVYLLYPVFMVNSALIERNNRLKIIAICNATQAFVGNGVTVILAILGMGVWAVVLPIVFSTPIWIFITWINNSWRPPSKFSLEKWREVFNFGKNMLAVEFLNKIRNNLDYLIVGRFLGPAQLGIYFFAFNSGSGISMNVINTFMSALYPYICAVREDRVELKKRYISSVKKVLSFVIPLILAQSILAPIYVPIIFGDKWKSAIPILIIICLSVILRVFGWANSLLLNAVDKTHINLNLNFIFTVLFAATILLTVQWGILWVAVGILVIHIIYVPISVIWSYKYVFDKQKHSLSQV; this comes from the coding sequence ATGCTCATTCAAAAAATTAAAGAACAATTATCAAGTCAATTTATCCGTAACGTTAGTTGGTTAGGAACAGCAGAACTAGTAAATAGAGTTTTCCGATTAGGAACAACAGTCACCCTAGCACGCACCTTTGATTCCCAAGATTATGGAGCAATGGCTCTTATCTATACAATTTTTGAATTTGCTAATGTTTTTAGCCTCAGAGGTGGTATTGGTTCAAAAATAATTCAAGCAGACGAGAAAGAACTCCCAATAATATGTAACACCTCATTTTGGTTAAACCTAATTTTATGCGTAGTAATTTTTGTATTTCAGTGCGCCGCCGCTTTTCCTATTGCTCAGTTCTATGGTAATCAACAGCTAGCGTTACCTATCTGCACTTTAGCCATTGTATATCTTCTCTACCCCGTTTTCATGGTTAATTCTGCTTTAATTGAGCGAAATAACCGTCTGAAAATTATAGCAATTTGTAATGCTACTCAAGCATTTGTTGGTAATGGCGTTACAGTGATTTTAGCTATTTTAGGGATGGGAGTTTGGGCTGTTGTTTTGCCTATAGTTTTCTCAACACCAATTTGGATATTCATCACCTGGATAAATAATTCCTGGCGACCTCCAAGCAAATTTTCTCTGGAAAAATGGCGCGAAGTTTTTAATTTTGGGAAAAATATGCTCGCCGTGGAGTTTCTTAACAAAATTAGAAATAATTTAGATTATTTAATAGTAGGTAGATTTTTAGGCCCAGCACAGTTAGGTATTTACTTTTTTGCTTTTAATAGCGGATCTGGTATTAGCATGAATGTAATTAATACTTTTATGTCAGCCTTGTATCCTTATATATGTGCTGTTAGAGAAGATCGGGTAGAGTTAAAAAAAAGATATATCAGTAGCGTCAAGAAGGTACTTTCATTTGTCATCCCACTTATCTTAGCTCAATCTATTTTAGCTCCAATATACGTACCTATTATATTTGGCGATAAATGGAAGTCTGCTATACCAATTCTGATAATTATCTGTTTATCAGTCATACTCAGAGTTTTTGGATGGGCTAATTCACTTTTATTGAATGCTGTAGATAAAACTCATATTAACTTAAATCTCAATTTTATATTCACTGTATTGTTTGCAGCCACAATTCTATTAACAGTGCAGTGGGGGATATTGTGGGTAGCTGTTGGTATTTTAGTAATTCATATTATATATGTACCTATTTCTGTTATCTGGAGTTACAAATATGTTTTTGATAAACAGAAGCACTCATTAAGCCAAGTTTAG
- a CDS encoding glycosyltransferase family 2 protein, which yields MPTISIIIPAYNAEQTILETINSVLEQTFSDFEIIIVNDGSTDKTLEVVQSIEDERLKVFCYENSGVSGARNRGISHAIGDYISFLDADDLWTPDKLELQLAALKAHSEAGVAYSWVYTINETGEILKPFDSMYEGNVYADLLKANFLTSGSNPLITRAAIDSVGEFDIKLAGGEDWDYWLRLAAKWHFVVVPKYQVFYRRSMSSNSFKLQKMREDTLIMLDKVMQMAPPELQYLKKESLSNIYRYIVELYIDSLNQNSQVDIRFIVDNLWKYIKTKPETLKNIYTYKLIIKILLIIIISPTQMNNLLEFIRKVKSQNKFQVQS from the coding sequence ATGCCGACAATATCTATTATCATTCCTGCATATAATGCTGAACAAACAATTCTAGAAACTATCAATTCTGTTCTAGAACAAACCTTTTCAGATTTTGAAATCATAATTGTTAATGATGGTTCAACAGATAAAACACTAGAAGTCGTCCAATCTATTGAAGATGAACGTTTAAAAGTTTTCTGTTATGAAAATAGCGGAGTTTCTGGCGCTCGTAATCGGGGAATTTCTCATGCGATAGGAGATTATATTAGCTTTCTTGATGCTGATGATTTGTGGACACCAGACAAACTAGAATTACAACTAGCTGCTTTAAAGGCTCATTCAGAAGCTGGTGTTGCCTATAGTTGGGTTTATACAATCAATGAAACGGGAGAAATATTAAAACCTTTCGACTCTATGTATGAAGGTAACGTCTATGCAGATTTGCTAAAGGCAAATTTTTTAACAAGTGGCTCAAATCCCTTAATTACTAGAGCAGCGATAGATTCTGTAGGAGAGTTTGATATTAAATTGGCAGGTGGGGAAGATTGGGATTATTGGTTGCGGTTGGCGGCTAAATGGCATTTTGTCGTCGTCCCAAAATATCAAGTTTTTTATCGTCGTTCCATGTCATCAAATTCTTTCAAATTGCAAAAGATGAGAGAAGATACCTTAATTATGTTAGATAAGGTAATGCAAATGGCTCCACCAGAATTACAATATCTGAAAAAGGAGAGTTTATCTAATATATACAGATATATAGTAGAGTTATACATAGATAGTTTAAATCAAAACTCTCAAGTTGATATTCGCTTCATAGTTGATAACTTGTGGAAATATATTAAAACTAAACCAGAAACCTTAAAAAATATATATACATACAAATTAATTATTAAAATATTGCTAATCATCATCATTTCTCCAACACAGATGAATAACCTGTTAGAGTTTATCAGAAAAGTAAAATCGCAAAACAAGTTTCAAGTTCAGTCATAA
- a CDS encoding glycosyltransferase family 2 protein, translating to MPTISVIIPAYNAEKTILATIKSVLKQTFSDFEIIVINDGSTDKTLEIVQNIQDDRLKIFSYENSGASSARNRGITHATGDYISFLDADDLWTPDKLELQLVALQAHPEAGVAYSWTYVVNAQGELLRTIEHTYEGNVYGEMLLRSFLTCGSNPLVKREAIESVGEFDITLKSGDDWDYWLRLAYKWNFVVVPKHQIFYLRSVTSKSFKLKIIRDSALGILDKAIKLAPQELQYLKNISSSNIYGYNVQLYLDSLSFNSSVDIKYVLGNWYNHVLYNPKTLKDIGTYKLLIKILLAAIISPKLMSSLLERFRRIKQTRNLQIQP from the coding sequence ATGCCTACTATATCTGTAATTATTCCAGCATACAATGCTGAAAAAACAATTTTAGCGACTATAAAATCAGTCTTAAAACAAACATTTTCTGATTTTGAAATTATAGTTATTAATGATGGTTCAACAGATAAAACACTAGAAATTGTGCAGAATATCCAGGACGATCGCCTGAAAATTTTTTCTTATGAAAATAGTGGAGCCTCGAGCGCTCGTAATCGAGGAATTACTCATGCTACAGGCGATTATATCAGCTTTCTTGATGCTGATGATTTGTGGACACCAGACAAACTAGAGCTACAACTAGTTGCTTTACAAGCGCATCCAGAAGCTGGTGTTGCCTATAGTTGGACTTATGTAGTTAATGCACAAGGAGAATTATTAAGAACTATCGAACATACCTATGAAGGTAATGTTTACGGGGAAATGTTATTAAGGAGTTTTTTAACTTGCGGTTCAAATCCCTTAGTTAAAAGAGAAGCGATAGAATCTGTAGGAGAGTTTGATATTACATTGAAATCGGGAGATGATTGGGATTATTGGTTACGCTTGGCTTATAAATGGAATTTTGTTGTTGTCCCAAAACACCAAATTTTTTATCTACGTTCAGTAACATCAAAGTCATTTAAATTAAAAATAATTAGAGACTCTGCTCTGGGTATTCTAGATAAAGCAATAAAATTAGCACCTCAAGAACTGCAATACTTAAAGAATATTAGTTCATCTAATATATATGGATATAATGTACAGTTATATTTAGATAGCCTCAGTTTTAATTCTAGCGTTGATATTAAATATGTCCTTGGTAATTGGTATAACCATGTTCTTTACAACCCAAAAACCTTAAAAGATATAGGTACTTATAAATTACTAATTAAAATTTTATTAGCTGCAATTATCTCACCAAAATTGATGAGCAGTCTTTTAGAGAGGTTTAGAAGAATTAAGCAAACAAGAAATTTGCAAATACAGCCTTAA
- a CDS encoding Mo-dependent nitrogenase C-terminal domain-containing protein codes for MTSLTQVHSHKDLLYPLRRWLEEIEIQSPQLAHLLCKAIPAQCPFERDVKLFGRILFHIPPMCKLNPLYEEVVGLRFKALCYLADKCGEDVTAYC; via the coding sequence ATGACAAGCTTAACTCAAGTCCACTCTCACAAAGACTTACTCTATCCCCTCCGCAGATGGTTAGAAGAAATCGAAATTCAAAGTCCTCAACTAGCTCATCTATTATGTAAAGCAATTCCTGCTCAATGTCCGTTTGAAAGAGATGTCAAACTATTTGGTCGTATATTGTTTCATATTCCTCCAATGTGCAAATTAAACCCTTTATACGAAGAAGTAGTAGGCTTACGTTTCAAAGCACTGTGTTATCTAGCTGATAAATGCGGTGAAGATGTGACAGCTTATTGTTAA
- a CDS encoding DUF937 domain-containing protein, producing the protein MGLFDQILGAVNNPNQQGSLGQLGNIISTVNQLSNTTGTNPSTMQSVVGVVGNYVRSALQQKQATEGNEAAQTFVNQYAGTSSNPQAVNSLFSPNIQQQVAQVASQHTGLDAGTIQQLLPVIVPLVLNFLQSGANAQNPQVGGNSVLNSFLDADRDGDVDIADAMQLMSRYVGR; encoded by the coding sequence ATGGGACTGTTTGATCAAATTCTCGGCGCTGTTAATAATCCCAATCAACAAGGTAGTTTAGGTCAATTGGGAAACATCATCAGCACAGTCAATCAGCTAAGTAATACAACTGGCACAAATCCTTCCACAATGCAATCTGTGGTAGGTGTGGTAGGTAACTATGTACGTTCTGCCTTACAACAGAAGCAAGCCACAGAAGGTAATGAAGCCGCACAAACATTTGTTAATCAATATGCAGGAACTTCATCTAACCCTCAAGCCGTTAATTCCCTTTTTTCTCCTAACATCCAACAACAGGTGGCACAGGTAGCTTCCCAACATACAGGATTAGATGCTGGTACAATCCAGCAATTGTTACCAGTCATCGTACCGTTAGTATTAAACTTTTTGCAATCTGGCGCTAATGCTCAAAATCCCCAAGTTGGCGGTAATTCCGTATTAAATTCTTTCCTAGATGCAGACAGAGACGGTGATGTAGATATTGCTGATGCTATGCAGTTAATGAGTCGATATGTTGGTAGATAG
- a CDS encoding diguanylate cyclase domain-containing protein, translating into MLAVQIHQSSQLDEILKVIVSESRKILESDRVVSYRFLTDSDGVIQEESVSCECSVSPQNISVAELKAFERLQTPIWIYDIQNLQMWWANKASLYIWNAQSREELLQRDSDISEATRIRLQNYLHQFEQGKTVAENWTFYPEGKPVSVRCMCSGVYIEDGRLAMLVEGTTQLTDDINQETKQQLAEEELRWQEALLLSMTDTSLLAFFVVDNRTDEILYFNHRFCQIWEIEHLEARMRSGELKNNDIIPDCAALIADVPKFAESCKPLQSEDNRCTIEDEILFIDGRTIRRFSSQIRDERDKYFGRLYIFEDISERKQLEKTLLLTDYSFECIGISGTWIDRNAKILRVNEAACRLLGYSRTELESMYVYELDPDFPQQAWTSHWQELKEQKCMTFISQHRTKDGRLIPVEVTLNYVEFDGEEYNFAFARDISEQQAAMVKRIEAETALRESEERYRSVILAMAEGIVLQQADGHITACNQSAERILGLTAEQMMGLCSIDPQWRAIHADGSPFSGETHPALVTLQTGQPQYNIVMGVYKPDGSLTWISINSQPLFQPDELTPYAVVTSFTDITVQKQAGQALQQQAQRERMIYAIAQHIRQSLDLDKILNTTVAEVREFLQSDRVIIYRFNPDWSGVVVTESVAQGWPSLLNQEITDSYFVETKGQIYQQGTIKVTSNIYTAGFAPYHVKLLEQMQVKAKLVVPILQGDNLWGLLVAHHCSAPHEWLPWESKLLQQLATQLAIAIQQSELYHQLQTANQELQNLAMVDQLTGIANRRCFDNKLICLWPQLLQEENYVSLLLCDIDYFKQYNDTYGHAAGDDCLRLVAQAFQQTVKHATDLAARYGGEEFVVILSNTDIEGAALVAQEIHQAIQKLNILHTASAIENRVTLSIGIATVIPTSELVPLDLVEAADQALYQAKAQGRNRSFFREC; encoded by the coding sequence ATGCTAGCTGTACAAATTCATCAGTCATCTCAATTGGATGAAATTTTGAAGGTAATTGTCAGCGAATCCAGAAAAATTTTAGAAAGCGATCGCGTAGTGAGTTATCGTTTTCTAACCGATAGTGATGGCGTAATCCAGGAAGAATCTGTTAGCTGTGAATGTAGCGTATCTCCTCAAAATATCTCAGTAGCAGAGCTAAAGGCATTTGAACGATTACAAACACCAATTTGGATTTATGACATTCAAAACTTGCAGATGTGGTGGGCAAACAAAGCATCACTATATATTTGGAATGCCCAAAGCCGAGAAGAGTTACTTCAGCGCGATAGCGATATTTCCGAGGCTACCCGCATTCGACTGCAAAATTACCTGCATCAATTTGAGCAAGGGAAAACCGTTGCGGAAAACTGGACATTTTATCCCGAAGGCAAGCCTGTATCTGTTCGCTGTATGTGTTCGGGAGTGTACATAGAAGATGGACGGCTGGCGATGTTGGTGGAGGGAACAACCCAACTCACCGATGATATCAATCAAGAAACTAAACAACAGCTTGCCGAGGAGGAGTTACGCTGGCAAGAAGCTTTGTTACTTTCTATGACAGATACCTCTTTGCTGGCATTTTTCGTAGTAGATAACCGCACCGATGAAATTCTCTACTTCAATCACCGCTTTTGTCAGATTTGGGAAATTGAACACCTAGAAGCCAGAATGCGTTCAGGAGAATTGAAAAATAATGACATCATTCCTGATTGTGCAGCCTTAATTGCTGATGTGCCGAAATTTGCTGAATCTTGTAAACCGTTGCAGTCGGAAGATAACCGTTGCACGATTGAAGATGAGATTTTATTTATCGATGGGCGCACAATTCGCCGCTTTTCTAGTCAAATTCGGGATGAGAGGGATAAATATTTTGGCAGACTATACATTTTTGAAGACATTAGCGAACGCAAGCAGTTAGAAAAAACCCTCCTTCTGACAGATTATTCCTTTGAGTGTATTGGCATTTCTGGAACTTGGATTGACCGAAATGCCAAGATTTTGCGCGTCAATGAAGCAGCCTGTAGATTGCTGGGCTACTCTCGTACTGAGTTGGAGTCAATGTATGTTTATGAGCTAGATCCTGATTTCCCTCAACAGGCATGGACTTCTCACTGGCAAGAACTAAAAGAGCAAAAGTGCATGACCTTTATTTCACAACATCGTACCAAAGATGGTCGGCTTATTCCAGTGGAGGTAACTCTTAACTATGTAGAATTTGATGGAGAAGAATATAATTTCGCCTTTGCACGGGATATCAGCGAACAACAAGCAGCAATGGTGAAACGCATCGAGGCAGAAACAGCATTGAGGGAAAGTGAAGAACGCTATCGCTCTGTGATTTTAGCAATGGCGGAAGGGATTGTGTTACAGCAAGCTGATGGACACATTACGGCTTGTAACCAGAGTGCGGAAAGAATATTAGGATTAACAGCCGAGCAAATGATGGGGCTATGTTCCATCGATCCGCAATGGCGAGCTATTCATGCGGATGGTTCACCCTTCTCAGGCGAAACTCACCCAGCTCTTGTTACCCTCCAAACTGGACAACCCCAATACAACATCGTCATGGGAGTTTACAAACCAGATGGCAGTCTTACCTGGATTTCGATTAACTCCCAACCATTATTTCAACCAGATGAATTAACACCCTATGCGGTAGTCACATCATTTACAGATATTACTGTTCAAAAACAGGCAGGGCAAGCACTGCAACAGCAAGCACAAAGAGAAAGGATGATTTACGCGATCGCCCAACATATCCGTCAATCCCTAGATTTAGATAAAATATTGAATACAACAGTTGCCGAAGTCAGAGAATTTCTGCAAAGCGATCGCGTTATTATCTACCGCTTTAACCCAGACTGGAGTGGTGTAGTTGTTACCGAGTCTGTAGCCCAAGGTTGGCCATCACTCCTGAATCAAGAAATTACAGACAGCTACTTTGTGGAAACCAAAGGGCAAATTTATCAACAGGGTACGATTAAAGTCACTTCAAACATTTATACCGCAGGCTTTGCGCCTTACCATGTCAAATTACTAGAACAAATGCAGGTAAAAGCCAAGTTAGTTGTACCCATTTTACAAGGCGATAACCTCTGGGGTTTGTTAGTTGCTCATCATTGCAGCGCCCCCCATGAATGGCTACCTTGGGAAAGCAAACTATTACAACAACTGGCAACACAACTAGCGATCGCTATCCAACAATCAGAACTTTATCATCAATTGCAAACCGCCAACCAAGAATTGCAAAATCTGGCAATGGTTGATCAACTCACAGGTATTGCCAATCGTCGCTGTTTTGATAACAAGCTGATCTGTTTATGGCCACAACTTCTCCAAGAAGAAAATTATGTCTCACTACTTTTGTGCGACATAGATTATTTCAAACAATACAACGATACCTACGGTCATGCAGCCGGAGATGATTGTTTACGTCTAGTTGCCCAAGCATTTCAACAAACTGTCAAACATGCCACGGATTTAGCAGCTCGTTATGGCGGAGAAGAATTTGTAGTCATTTTATCTAATACTGATATTGAGGGAGCTGCTTTGGTGGCTCAAGAAATCCATCAAGCCATCCAAAAATTGAACATTCTCCACACTGCCTCGGCTATAGAAAATCGTGTCACCCTAAGTATAGGCATTGCCACAGTGATTCCTACATCTGAGCTAGTTCCCTTAGACTTGGTGGAAGCAGCCGATCAAGCCCTTTATCAAGCCAAAGCACAAGGACGTAATCGTTCTTTTTTTAGGGAGTGCTGA
- a CDS encoding saccharopine dehydrogenase family protein has product MTDRVLILGGRGRIGSSVAEDIATHTQAQITITGRSPATQKDVILPSGGQVEFLVLDLAEVGKLTDAIANSDLVIHCAGPFHYRNANVLKTCIEQGVNYLDVSDHRSFTSKALKYHEEAQAAGVTAIVNSGIFPGISNSMVRHDVEQLDQAQKIHLSYLVAGSGGAGITVMRTTFLGLQHPFEAWLDGRWQIVKPYSEREVVNFPAPYNKCGVYWFDMPETFTLPDAFPGVKTVITKFGSVPDFYNHLTWIAAHIFPKWLMQRRGMIEFLSHVSHLMTDVTNNFSGIGVAVRSEVTGVKNGEQAVYCSTLVHENTAVASGCGTGSLAQFLLEGKLKKPGVWPVEEALPTDLFMAAIASRGMQINHHWL; this is encoded by the coding sequence ATGACAGACCGCGTATTAATCCTTGGAGGAAGGGGGCGGATTGGTAGCAGTGTTGCCGAAGATATAGCCACCCATACCCAAGCCCAAATTACAATTACAGGACGCTCCCCAGCGACACAGAAGGATGTTATCTTACCGTCGGGGGGGCAAGTAGAGTTTCTGGTGCTAGACTTGGCAGAAGTGGGCAAGTTGACAGATGCGATCGCCAACTCTGATTTAGTTATCCACTGTGCTGGGCCTTTTCACTACCGGAATGCTAATGTTCTCAAGACTTGTATTGAACAAGGGGTTAACTATTTAGATGTGAGTGACCACCGTTCTTTTACTAGTAAGGCTCTCAAATATCATGAAGAAGCCCAGGCTGCTGGTGTAACAGCAATAGTCAATTCTGGCATTTTTCCAGGTATTTCTAACAGCATGGTACGTCATGATGTAGAGCAACTTGATCAAGCACAGAAGATACATTTAAGTTATTTAGTAGCTGGTTCTGGTGGTGCTGGCATTACAGTCATGCGGACTACCTTTTTAGGATTACAACATCCTTTTGAAGCTTGGTTAGATGGCAGGTGGCAGATAGTTAAACCCTATAGTGAAAGAGAAGTAGTTAACTTTCCTGCCCCCTACAACAAGTGTGGAGTTTATTGGTTTGATATGCCAGAAACCTTTACACTGCCTGATGCTTTCCCTGGTGTAAAAACGGTGATTACAAAGTTTGGTTCAGTTCCCGACTTTTATAATCATCTCACTTGGATTGCTGCCCACATTTTTCCCAAATGGTTAATGCAGCGTCGAGGCATGATTGAATTTTTATCTCATGTCAGCCATTTGATGACGGATGTGACGAATAATTTTAGTGGTATTGGTGTGGCAGTTCGATCAGAAGTTACGGGGGTAAAAAATGGTGAGCAAGCTGTTTACTGCTCGACTTTAGTACATGAAAATACAGCTGTTGCTTCTGGTTGTGGCACTGGTAGTCTCGCTCAATTTCTTCTAGAAGGGAAATTGAAAAAACCAGGGGTCTGGCCTGTGGAAGAAGCACTACCAACCGATTTATTTATGGCAGCAATAGCAAGTCGAGGTATGCAGATCAATCATCATTGGTTGTAA